The sequence atttgcatgtgtttttgtaatattcactattatcaTGAAATCATGTGAATACATAggcgaaagagaaagaaaaaggaaaagcaaaaagaaataaagtcCGCGCAACctgcgacgcgctctcccatccgcggaggtcagaagtagaatagatcgtaggcggttgaaactcagacaccgccgggggaggagtggtaggtgccctctgagccaggcaccccccaactcagtggaggtctaacaaagaccgctcgaagatagttagcaaataatgttcggtaacgtggcgtgttttcgagagctgcatgggctgttcgtaaataggtccagaagtcgaggcgggatttaggcCCCTCATGAAAGAGgtaagcgaccgcccaccctttgacccacgtaatagtGTGACATTTGGCGGCGGCAAAATGTCTGTCCTCCGGGcatagaaacattcgaggttcgattgtgtcagatggcacccggagatagcacgcaatgatttgctgcacgaagcgccatacgTCATATGAAAAGGCACaatgtcagacggtgttcatcagtgtccagttgctggcaaaggaaggaaagaggggattctgacaagccaatgttgtgcagtcgctgctTCGTGGCATATTTcttgttgactatgtgataccacagtggcCGGACGctcgtagggaggaagggctggtgcggttctaggcgcttcagtctggaaccgagcgaccgctacggtcgaaggttcgaatcctgcctcgggcatggatgtgtgtgatgtccttaggttagttacgtttaattagttttaagttctaggcgactgatgacctcagaagttaagtcgcgaagtgctcagagccatttttggtgcaATCTGaaaggctgtaaaaatccttagtcctgggtgggcgcgtatctgggagactggtatgtatgtaactgtagtcgacgaaaaaggtcgaaatgtgagacaaatgaggcacgatatggccgacagacaccggcGGTGAGGAggaagcaggtaggaggacctTCACACAGAGGatcgtgcgactgcagggacttacctctggcactctCATTGTGAGACCCACATTTCTAACTTATTGTCCACATACTACGTTTGTAGGGCCCatgtccactatactcattactcggggCAGTCAATGTGCCGAATCCTGTAAGAGTTTGAGgaatgtgagtgcatccacactgaatacGACTGTTGGCCGGTAAGTCTCATCTACATGAATCTTCACGTAGGAAGCAGACTACGCTACTCGAGGACGACTCACGTCCAGGCCCAACTTCCACATGTCTCAACCATGCTTCCACATCCCGTACTCGTACGTTCATTACGTATATTCCagtacagaggagacattttacttgtccacgagactcagagggacatagaccccggttcccaggtagatgcggtgtttcttgacttcctcaaggcgttcgatacagttccccacagtcgtttaatgaacaaagtaagagcatacggactatcagaccaattgtgtgactggattgaagagttcctagacaacagaacgcagcatgtcattctcaatggagagaagtcttccgaagtaagagtgatttcaggtgtgccgcaggggagtgtcgtaggaccgttgctattcacaatatacataaatgaccttgtggatgacatcggaagacactgaggctttttgcgggtgatgctgtggtatatcgagaggttgtaacaatggaaaattgtactgaaatgcaggaggatctgcagcgaattgacgcatggtgcaggaaatggcaattgaatctcaatgtagacaagtgtaatgtgctgcgaatacataaaaagaaagatcccttatcatttagctacaatatagcaggtcagcaactggaagcagttaattacataaattatctgggagtacgcattaggagtgatttaaaatggaatgatcatatagtgttgatcgtcggtaaagcagatgcaagactgagattcattggaagaatcctaaggaaatgcaatccgaaaacaaaggaagtaggttacagtacacttgttcgcccactgcttgaatactgctcagcagtgtgggatccgtgccagatagggttgatagaagagatagagaagatcatacggagagcagcgcgcttcgttacaggatcatttagtaatcgcgaaagcgttacggagatgacagataaactccagtggaagactctgcaggagaaacgctcagtagctcggtacgggcttttgttgaagtttcgagaacatactttcaccgaggagtcaagcagtttatGCTCCCtcctatctcgcgaagagaccatgaggataaaatcagagagattagcccacacagatgcacaccgacaatccttctttccacaaacaatacgagactggaccctccgccacacaccgttaagtggcttgcagagtatggacgtagcatcggcggataaatacgatattgcagtgcgtgtGTTAATCTGATTAAGACCCAAACATGCATGTAAGTCCGAAAGGAACTTTCCATCATACTTCGGAATAACACAGCCACTACAATATCCTACTTCCAGGTACATGTCAACGGTAGACcttagaaaagaaacaaaaagagcTTTCTTTATGTAGCATTTATTGGTTCTAGGCTACATCGTCCATACAGCAGCATTAAATATGGTACCGTAATACGGTTCTTATCTGTAAATACAGGCATAATAAAACTCAAAATACGAAGTTATTAAATTGAATTTTTTGTCAGAAAGGTTATGGGTAACAATGACTAACGCAACGTATCTACAGTAGCAACGCTTTAAAACCAAAGTTAGTGCTCAAAATGACCAGCTGACCCAAAGAAACACATTTGTGATCTGTCAGGTTTTCGCGGTGTCATTGATTACACTGTGCTTCCCGGTGCCACCCGACACACTGTACCTACTTTCAATGTCTTTCCACTCAGACCAGCTACTGGTTAGCTTTTCCGGGTTTTTACATTGCCCATCTTTCCATTTCTCCACACAATGGCACAGTTCTTCGCATGCCCTATTTGTTTCTTCAAGTCCAGGACAGCCCAACAGGTGCTGCAGCTCCTTGCAGATGTCTTCCTTTATTTGCTCAACGTGCTTTTGGCCACAATGAAAGAAGAAATGCCCCACAAAGTCGCGGTCGTCTTTAATTGCCTTCGAAACAGTCGCATCGACTTTGAGTTTGTACATGTCGCCGCCCAAGTCTAGCAGCTTGTTTGTCTCAACAATGTTTGAACATGGCGCAGCAACCTTGTTTGCGACTATCATCCTTGAGAAAGGACCTGCACTTCCCTTCAAAGGGACGTTAGTTAACAGCACCATTGAGTAGCAGCTGTAATCCTGTagtttatttttaaactttttgaAAGACTTCGAATAATTGATGATGGCGAACGGGTGTTTCTTATAGGATATATCATTCGAATTGTCACTGCAATTGTCATCGGAATCGTCATTGACATTCTTCTTGAAATAGTTGGTGAGGTAGTCCAACATATGGTAGTTGACAGAGGTGCCAACAATGTAATCGTCATTGTCGTCAAAGTCGTTAGCATAATCATCAAAGTCATCGACAAAGTCATTGACATAGTTGTCATCACAGTCGTCAGCGAAATCATCACAATCATCGACACAGTCATTGACATAGTCATCAGGATAATCATCACAATCATCTACATAGTCATTGACATAGTTGTCATCACAGTCGTCAGCGAAATCATCACAATCATCGACACAGTCATTGACATAGTCATCAGGATAATCATCACAATCATCTACATAGTCATTGACATAGTTGTCATCACAGTCGTCAGCGAAATCATCACAATCATCGACACAGTCATTGACATAGTCATCAGGATAATCATCACAATCATCTACATAGTCATTGACATAGTTGTCATCACAGTCGTCAGCGAAATCATCACAATCATCGACACAGTCATTGACATAGTCATCAGGATAATCATCACAATCATCTACATAGTCATTGACATAGTTGTCATCACAGTCGTCAGCGAAATCATCACAATCATCGACACAGTCATTGACATAGTCATCAGGATAATCATCACAATCATCTACATAGTCATTGTTGTCATCACAGTCGTCAGCGAAATCATCACAATCATTGATACAGTCATTGACATAGTCATCAGGATAATCATCAGAATCATCTACATAGTCATTGACATAGTTGTCATCACAGTTGTCAGCGAAATCATCACAATCATCGACACAGTCATTGACATAGTCATCAGGATAATCATCACAATCATCTACATAGTCATTGACATAGTTGTCATCACAGTCGTCAGCGAAATCATCACAATCATCGACACAGTCATTGACACAGTCATCAGGATAATCATCAGAATCATCTACATAGTCATTAACATAGTTGTCATCACAGTCGTCAGCGAAATCATCACAATCATCGACACAGTCATTGACACAGTCATCATGATAATCATCACAATCATCTACATAGTCATTGACATAGTTGTCATCACAGTCGTCAGCGAAATCATCACAATCATCGACACAGTCATTGACATAGTCATCAGGATAATCATCACAATCATCTACATAGTCATTGACATAGTTGTCATCACAGTCGTCAGCGAAATCATCACAATCATCGACACAGTCATTGACATAGTCATCAGCATAGTCATCAAAGCCATCGACAAAGTCATTGAGATGGTTGTCATCACAGTCGTCAGGATAATCATCACAATCATCGGCGTAGTCATTGTTATCACAATCACCAGCATAATCATCACAGTCAGTAACACAGTCCAAGACATAATTTTTTTTCGACACAGTCATTGGTATAGACAGCATTGCCGTCGGCTTAGCCGTTGACATAGTAACCGCCGTAGTTTTTGGCAGTGTGATCGGGAAGTCATCAGTACACTCATCAGCATTAACAACTGATTTATCAttcgatttatttttcttctttggaaACAGATGGGCTTCCCTGAGCACTTTGTACTTCTTAGATACCTTGTGTTTCAGCTGCACCAGCAAGATGTACTTGTCATCAAGACTGTTCCACGTAACAACGATATCATCAAATATGTCCCAAACACTGCGGTTGTCGGACGTCAGCTCGAAGTTAGGGAGCTGATTTGTGAGGCAGCGGAGGAAGACCAGCGCGATGACTCGCTCTTCGTAGCGGAAGCCGTGGCCTTTCCTTCGTTTCCTTCGTATTGCTCTTCCTGGGTCCCTCTAAAGGACAAAGAGAACGCGTGTGTAAATAAGCCTGCTAGTAAGCTACCAATCACTAGAAAATTTCAGTGCCACAGATGTTTGATCAGCCATGGCTGCAACTGATTACGGTGTCAGGTTTCAATACTGTAGTGTATCATTTATTTATTGAACACGATCTGATAGGGCATTAAGATCTTCTCTAACAACAGACCACACATGAAAATTTCTACAAAACACAGTTTCTCAAGCTTCTCAATATAACAAGGAGTAAACTTCGCTGTTACTTCTGCTTCAGCggatatataattttttaaataccgACTCATCTAAAGAATGTTTATTCTTAACTGTGGCTTACAATTACAGCAACACTGTGGCTCCAGGCACACGGAGTGCATAACAGAGATCTAAAAGCAATAGTAAAAGTGCTGTAGAAATGAAATCATCAATAAGCAGGGATCTGAGAAAAACTTTGTGGTAGTTGCACCGTGCTACTCACCAGATACAATCGATTTTTTCTTTGTTGATCAGTTAGATCCCATCACATGCAGAGAATTGGGGAGGAGTGGGAAAGGATGGCTGGATTTATCTACATTGTTTAATAGAGTGCTGGTCCAACCTTGGAACGCAattcagcagcgattctgcgtggtatAGGTTCGACACGTTCTTGATACGTGGTTGTgcggtcacgttctcgcttcccacgcccgggttcccgggttcgattcccggcggggtcagggattttctctgcctcgtgatggctgggtgttgtgtgatgtccttaggttagttaggtttaagtagttctaagttctaggggactgatgacctaagatgataagtcccaaagtgctcagagccacttgaaccatttgaatcgttcTTGATAGGCTTCTGGAGCTATGTGCAAGGACGTAGCCACAGGAGTAGGGgacgaaatggggggggggggggggtggatacatGGGGTCCCCTATCagctaaatgaaattacacacgacaTGAAAGGTATAAGGGTTGATGAAAAGAGttgctgtttcaggcattactgcgGCGTATATGCAACCTAGAGCGACTCCGAtgcaggtatacagggtgttacaaaaaggtaccgccaaactttcaggaaacattcttcacacacaaagaaagaaaatatgttatgtggacatgtgtccggaaacgcttactttccatgttagagctcattttattacttctcttcaaatcacattaatcatggaatggaaacacacagcaacagaacgtaccagcgtgatttcaaacactttgttacaggaaatgttctaaatgtcctcagttagcgaggatacatgcatgcagcctccgtcgcatggaatccctgatgcgctgatgcagccttggagaatggcgtattgtatcacagccgtccacaatacgagcacgaagggtctctgcatttggtaccggggttgaatagacaagagctttcaaatggcgccataaatgaaagtcaagaggattgaagtcaggagagcgtggaggacacggaattggtccgcctctaccaatccatcggtcaccgaatctgttgttgagaagcgtacgaacgcttcgactgaagtgtgcaggagctccatcgtgcacgaaccacatgttgtgtcgtaattgtagaGGCACATgaactagcagcacaggtagagtatcccgtatgaaatcatggcggtgaatcgaataagtacagtacatactgacgaaagtaaaatgagctctaaaatggaaattaagcgtttccgtacacatgtccacataacatatttttttaatttgtgtgtgaggaatgtttcctgaaagtttggccgtacctttttgtaacaccctgtataagcattgATAGGAAGGTACGGGACACTCGTGTCTTTGCGATGTATgcacggtaaatgcggaaacgtgaactatggagaCGTTGTTACCAAACGCGTCCAGACAAGACcatcgtgctgttattcttttcttggctgcttagGACAAACACCGATATACATCCATCGAAGAATGAcgaaatgtgtatggggcagcacacCTGTACAAAACCTCCGTTGTGGAATAGTGTGACAAGAGGTGCTCGTGCCCCATGGTAACGCGCTTCCCCACAtcacaaatgtcgtaacgcagaacttGCGCCTACTGAAGCGGCAGACACGTAACACCCGCCTGTAGTGCGATTATCACACCTGTACCCGTTAAAAAAGACGCTGAAGCGTCGACGATTCCCtcaggacgaggatgtgcagcaggcagttacggacttcttcacgcagcaggacacacgGGTATCTTCAACACCGTCCGTCGGTGGAGTGGTTGCCCAAATGCCCACGGCGAAATCGCGTTCTTGGCATAGTAACTCTAGACTATACgctcttcgaacggaaactttttgccgCCCTCTGTGTTCTGATTTTCAATCACAAGACGAAAAAGGGATTCGCACTATCGATAGTCAACAATGCTATCTGAAGATTTGATCTACCGATATATAAaaagtgtgtattgtgtattgaaccgggaacctagaaacgaccgaGAGCATTCGTACcgttgtagccctcagtggttcacaaccccacaacaggctacagcagtccacccactctaccgccaccccacaccgtacCCAGGGCTCTTGTGCGCTGCGGCCCCCAGGTACGgtcagacagtgtttgtgcagcagtcgccgacgtagtgtaactgaggcggagtaagaggaaccagcctgcattcgaggAGGCAGATCGAAAAACGCCatacaaaccatccacaggctggccggcacacagtaatccaccggggaccggcacgccatcccgctcgggaagcagcgcgttagaccgcggggctagccgggcgggctatatCGACACACTGTGGCTATGACATATATTAGAAAATTTAACTGTTTTGTTAGCAACGAACTTCGTTCGTTTCGCAATGGAGTGAAGTTATCATATCgcaaaataaagaagtatttaatTCCACATATGGGTATCTCTTATATGTCTGGTTGAACACATAGTATTTTTGTTAGTTTGATCATATTACGAAAGTACAGCgaaaaatcctccccccccccccccatgaaccatggatcttgccgttggtggggaggcttgcgggcctcagcgatacagatggccgtaccgtaggtgcagccttttcagtcgttgcaggggcaacagtctggatgattgactgatctggccttgtaacattaaccaaaacggccttgctgttttggcactgcgaacggctgaaagcaaggggaaactacagccgtaatttttcccgagggcatgcagctttactgtatggttaaatgatgatggagcctgtggggtaaaatattccggaggtaaaatagtccaccattcggacctccggccggggactactcaaaaggatgtcgttatcaggagaaagaaaactggcgttctacggatcggagcgtggaatgtcagatcccttaatcgggcaggtaggttagaaaatttaaaaagggaaatggataggttaaagttagatatagtgggaattagtgaagttcggtggcaggaggaacaagacttctggtcaggtgaatacaggcttataaacacaaaatcaaataggagtaatgcaggagtaggtttaataatgaataaaaacataggagtgcgggtaagctactacaaacagcatagtaaacatattatagtggccaagatagacacgaagcccctgcctactacagtagtacaagttcatatgccaactagctctgcagatgacgaagaaatggaagaaatgtatgatcaaataaaagtgaagggagatgaaaatttaatagtcatgggtgactggaattcgacagtaggaaaagggagagaaagaaacatagtaggtgaatatggattgaggctaagaaatgaaagaggaagccgtctggtagaattctgcacagagcgtaacttaatcataactaacacttggtttaagaatcataaaagaaggttgtatacatggaagaatcctggagatactgaaaagtatcagatagattatacaatggtatgacagagatttaggaaccaggttttaaattgtaggacatttccagggacagatgtggactctgaccacaatctattggttatgaactgtagattaaaactgaagaaattgtaaaaaggtgggaatttaaggagatgggacctggacaaactgactaaaccagaggttgtacagagtttcagggacagcataaggtaacaactgacaggaatgggggaaagaaatacagtagaagacgaatgggtagctccgagggatatagtagtgaaggcagcagaggatcaagtaggtaaaaagacgagggctagtagaaatccttgggta is a genomic window of Schistocerca gregaria isolate iqSchGreg1 chromosome 9, iqSchGreg1.2, whole genome shotgun sequence containing:
- the LOC126291521 gene encoding protein PFC0760c-like; protein product: MPCLANAPATISPSDNKDPGRAIRRKRRKGHGFRYEERVIALVFLRCLTNQLPNFELTSDNRSVWDIFDDIVVTWNSLDDKYILLVQLKHKVSKKYKVLREAHLFPKKKNKSNDKSVVNADECTDDFPITLPKTTAVTMSTAKPTAMLSIPMTVSKKNYVLDCVTDCDDYAGDCDNNDYADDCDDYPDDCDDNHLNDFVDGFDDYADDYVNDCVDDCDDFADDCDDNYVNDYVDDCDDYPDDYVNDCVDDCDDFADDCDDNYVNDYVDDCDDYHDDCVNDCVDDCDDFADDCDDNYVNDYVDDSDDYPDDCVNDCVDDCDDFADDCDDNYVNDYVDDCDDYPDDYVNDCVDDCDDFADNCDDNYVNDYVDDSDDYPDDYVNDCINDCDDFADDCDDNNDYVDDCDDYPDDYVNDCVDDCDDFADDCDDNYVNDYVDDCDDYPDDYVNDCVDDCDDFADDCDDNYVNDYVDDCDDYPDDYVNDCVDDCDDFADDCDDNYVNDYVDDCDDYPDDYVNDCVDDCDDFADDCDDNYVNDYVDDCDDYPDDYVNDCVDDCDDFADDCDDNYVNDFVDDFDDYANDFDDNDDYIVGTSVNYHMLDYLTNYFKKNVNDDSDDNCSDNSNDISYKKHPFAIINYSKSFKKFKNKLQDYSCYSMVLLTNVPLKGSAGPFSRMIVANKVAAPCSNIVETNKLLDLGGDMYKLKVDATVSKAIKDDRDFVGHFFFHCGQKHVEQIKEDICKELQHLLGCPGLEETNRACEELCHCVEKWKDGQCKNPEKLTSSWSEWKDIESRYSVSGGTGKHSVINDTAKT